Proteins encoded together in one Lathyrus oleraceus cultivar Zhongwan6 chromosome 5, CAAS_Psat_ZW6_1.0, whole genome shotgun sequence window:
- the LOC127082968 gene encoding uncharacterized protein LOC127082968 — protein sequence MQSRKIHGYPQQQYYGDDSSWMETKAQQLQSQGYPQTQQYPGMKPGYGKDSDYSMPNHNMYHQDSKPRDHGHGHNYDNNHGYGNGQAFPFGATTNHSPQHGKPFKHGGGGHNDYVSEHEYEVYKEERIGSGATKRDEVRYERRGTYGGDVHQASPYGYNNNPHGHGAKKGNWTLKGV from the coding sequence ATGCAAAGcaggaagatccatggataccCACAACAGCAATACTATGGCGATGATAGCTCGTGGATGGAAACTAAGGCTCAACAGCTACAGAGCCAAGGATATCCACAGACACAGCAATATCCAGGCATGAAACCAGGTTATGGCAAGGATTCTGATTACTCCATGCCAAATCATAATATGTATCATCAGGACAGCAAGCCTCGTGACCATGGTCATGGTCATAACTATGATAATAATCATGGTTATGGCAATGGCCAAGCATTCCCTTTTGGTGCTACCACTAATCACTCACCTCAACATGGTAAGCCATTCAAACACGGTGGTGGTGGCCACAATGACTATGTGTCAGAGCATGAGTATGAAGTTTACAAGGAAGAGCGTATTGGTTCTGGCGCGACGAAGAGGGATGAAGTGAGATATGAAAGGCGTGGAACATATGGAGGAGATGTTCATCAGGCCAGCCCATATGGATACAATAATAATCCTCATGGTCATGGAGCAAAGAAAGGCAACTGGACACTAAAGGGAGTCTAA